A single region of the Xenopus laevis strain J_2021 chromosome 4L, Xenopus_laevis_v10.1, whole genome shotgun sequence genome encodes:
- the LOC121402995 gene encoding uncharacterized protein LOC121402995: protein MEKDGDMDTFLRGFERTCRQYQLPREQWAKYLTPGLKSKALEAFVDLPPELDGDYDAIRQALIDRYNLTPERYRKRFRSLQKGPADSYADILSSLKTTFKQWVSGLDVTTIEDLTDLMVKDQFLHICPLEVRQFVMDREPKTADQAAKLADTYAASRMPEHRKASLPSYKERSIGGTAHSSPQSGENSYFGGSVAAVGQKDTRRCFSCNQMGHVRTDCPHKKEPTSPGQPVVMLVSGKPENLHHHMQSVIVGDKVTQGLRDSGSNFSLVRPEMINTGDIIPGKTLSIKGVGGSHPKMPVAKVFLDWGAGRGLMKFL, encoded by the coding sequence ATGGAGAAGGATGGAGATATGGACACCTTCCTGCGTGGGTTTGAGAGGACTTGTAGACAGTACCAACTGCCCCGGGAACAATGGGCAAAGTACCTTACCCCAGGGTTAAAAAGCAAAGCCCTGGAAGCCTTTGTAGATTTACCACCAGAGCTTGATGGGGATTATGATGCTATCAGACAAGCCTTAATTGACCGGTATAATCTTACTCCAGAAAGATATAGGAAACGGTTTCGTTCCCTACAAAAAGGCCCTGCTGATAGCTATGCAGATATCCTAAGTAGTTTGAAAACTACCTTTAAGCAATGGGTCTCTGGACTGGATGTTACCACAATTGAGGATTTAACTGATTTGATGGTCAAAGATCAGTTTTTACACATATGTCCATTGGAAGTACGGCAGTTTGTTATGGACCGGGAGCCTAAAACAGCAGACCAGGCTGCCAAGCTTGCTGATACTTATGCAGCTAGTCGGATGCCAGAGCACCGCAAAGCCTCTTTACCAAGCTACAAGGAGCGATCAATAGGAGGAACCGCACACAGCAGTCCACAGTCTGGTGAGAATTCATATTTTGGGGGGTCTGTTGCAGCTGTGGGGCAAAAGGATACCCGCCGATGTTTTTCCTGCAACCAGATGGGCCATGTGAGGACTGACTGTCCACATAAGAAGGAACCAacttcacctggacagcctgttGTGATGCTTGTGTCTGGTAAGCCTGAGAATCTACATCATCATATGCAGTCTGTGATTGTGGGGGACAAAGTGACTCAGGGACTAAGAGACTCGGGGTCTAATTTTTCTCTGGTGCGTCCAGAGATGATAAACACTGGGGACATTATTCCTGGAAAGACTTTGTCCATAAAGGGAGTGGGTGGGAGCCACCCAAAGATGCCTGTGGCAAAAGTTTTCTTGGATTGGGGTGCGGGGAGAGGTCTAATGAAATTCCTGTAA